From a single Cotesia glomerata isolate CgM1 linkage group LG6, MPM_Cglom_v2.3, whole genome shotgun sequence genomic region:
- the LOC123267086 gene encoding triple functional domain protein isoform X4, with amino-acid sequence MDGTRASEVLPLLEERLAILPGGRDRRGGPLLLFPTTSRRERTKSEDYRRLLQYLFAISNDEARFTVIVDMRGGTWDSVKPILKVLHEYFHRSVQVAYIIKPDNFWQKQRTSLAKQKKYNFEVNTISLEALTTVIDPSQLTADLNGSFQYDHAQWINTRLAVEDFTWQAADLLDRLDDLQEDLSRNDFADDVSGAKHGMDLHNEMRKKIMKIPVEEVEVVGQRLLQRFNQGISGTSSDSGSIEGGASGSVDSDGCALATLVIQHLDSVHAAQQHLLQLWHIKKTKLDHCLQLRMFEQDCESMFEWICRHREIFLANYVEIGRSFQLAKNLQEEHKHFTMSSMNVYVTINKILTTAGRLIEMKHYATLHVRAVASRLDRAWKEFAAGLDERTAVLSLSVAFHHKAEQYVDSVAGWSQACESTNLPNEIAVLESHIRQHQTLYEAMCQAYTEVYNAYQALLSGLGTMLQVCHSSSSTGVINNEIFPSEYVHSTSKKLLYQLDHLVQVCNQPQGIDHNRKHSQDGHGIDNRGGMSGNPAADYSEGASHVLAVIHRILSHHRALEARWHARKVKLHQRLALRLFQEDVKQVLDWLTNHGEVFIRKNTGVGRNLQKARVYQKSHEHFENVAQNTYTNATKLLTAAEELAHTGECAADEIYSVAQELERHVSNFATRVEQRRRRLHLAVIFYTHEKELSGWVDELRQELQQDEVAENLETAERLLDQCAQHRSSCLEACTSTIAQGEALLQELRDSTETSDTTGSVSAVEAALDRLALLRQEFEELWATRKLRLELCLRLRMFERDALEASGQLEMWAQELRGPPREGSPEQLLRVHNDGVAHMQNTAFQVLQQGQELAQVLDQAGVCIMADGQHTATARVQVLLEFLNEREMDAEDLAEIRRVRLEQAAQLVQLQSDAQHVANWIRNGEAMLLASLRVPENLSDAEQLRLEHEQFQVAIEKTHTSAVQVKHRADALVGANHYDPKSIREVAEDVTKRWQQLVTCAEERHKLVTASINFYKTAEQVRSVLDSLEREYRRDEDWCFGGEKGNQVPTLVGKHQEQKEAFLKACTLVRRTAETFLKYTNRSLQFYSYKTTSGGSENKVKNILEELLSKENKVLEHWTQRKKRLDHCHQYVLFERSAKQALEWIRETGELYLATHTNVGKNRLENEQLLQEHNEFKGAAKETRERVKLLIQLADNLVEKGHAHATAIKQSVAEVDQRYKDFSMRMDCYKTQIEDDLGIQSDDGQKDLSIDRNSDPLLEEKIKGKDLKELNEEKRRSARRKEFIMAELLQTERTYVKDLETCIRCFLEETRNGRGNVPPGLQSRESIIFSNMEEIYQFHSDIFLRELEKYETMPEDVGHCFVTWAAKFDMYVTYCKNKPESNQLLVAHGGVWFEDLQRKHRVEHPIAAYLIKPVQRITKYQLLLKDLQACCQEGQGEIKDGLEVMLNVPKKANDALHLSLLEGCDVRIDALGDVVLQDSFTVWDPKQLIRKGRDRHIFLFELYLLFSKEVKDSTGKVKYIYKSRLMTSELGVTEHIEGDECKFAVWTGRAPTSDTRVVLRANSLEAKQLWVKRLREVIQETYFSLSMPKSPAKKSSSQRSSRDLEECASLDDSVENLDRNSLASFGSTNTTDSEKTGVTEMTWVVADHAATPGSRELSVTKGQQVEVLENGSVHSGSSSNTNEWTLVRLPLIAGQTEPPAEGLVPTSALKQPPTTSCKTSPSRKTPSQTNVTIAQQSVTQDDDTGGSDGNGSASTSSPGNRRRGFSGRKWLPQQFRKLSQGKVEKSADRPSALKKTGSDKRFKLPTGDKSGRTVSEGEEEEEEVECDDSETPPFLEQNGGEDAEDDFELPPPMKPITEPILVAAGNGPPGSTVPEELPGKRTTERSIKSLDGATTADLAEIEQIVKERMEQHTENQERNSLMRTPGRPPSTDDNYASLSGSTISEETDPEAAALTKRQFVISELVETEQVYVNDLKHIVEGYMLPMRDPDSEIPLPEDLRGGKDKMIFGNIEAIYEWHRDFFLKALESCLKQPEELGPLFKKYERKLHMYVVYCQNKPVSEYIVSEHIDTYFEELRQKLGHRLQLCDLLIKPVQRITKYQLLLKEALRLTEKTQRISEIEGLRAAVHVMRIIPKAANDMMDVGRLQGFDGKITAQGKLLLHGPLLVAELSSLPARGREWQVFLFEQNIIFSEALGKKTQFTNPAYVYKAHIQVNKMSLENSIEDPEKFTIRSTDPRKPGLGFVCSVLDDNGPRKQEWVDKITSILQTQRDFLKAIQSPIAYQKELTKDPLLRQDRA; translated from the exons AGGAGAGAACGTACTAAGTCAGAAGATTATCGTCGCTTACTCCAGTATCTTTTTGCTATTTCTAATGATGAAGCTCGCTTTACGGTTATTGTTGACATGCGAGGAGGAACTTGGGACTCTGTAAAACCGATATTAAag gTTCTACACGAGTACTTTCATCGCTCCGTTCAAGTTGCATATATTATAAAACCAGATAACTTTTGGCAGAAGCAACGAACTTCTTTGGCAAAACAGAAGAAGTACAACTTTGAG GTAAACACAATAAGCTTGGAAGCACTGACAACAGTCATTGATCCATCTCAATTAACCGCAGACTTGAATGGATCTTTCCAATATGACCATGCTCAATGGATCAATACACGTTTGGCTGTAGAAGATTTTACTTGGCAAGCTGCAGATTTACTTGATCGTTTGGATGATCTTCAAGAAGATCTTAGTCGCAATGATTTTGCGGACGACGTAAGTGGTGCTAAACATGGTATGGATCTTCACAATGAAATGAGAAAAAAGATAATGAAAATACCAGTTGAAGAAGTTGAAGTTGTAGGCCAACGATTATTGCAGCGATTCAATCAAG GTATAAGCGGTACGTCAAGTGATAGTGGTAGCATTGAAGGAGGAGCATCAGGTAGTGTCGATTCTGATGGCTGTGCACTGGCAACTTTAGTCATTCAGCATTTGGATTCCGTTCATGCGGCACAACAGCATCTACTTCAACTTTGGCATATTAAGAAAACAAAATTAGATCATTGTTTACAACTTCGGATGTTCGAACAAGATTGTGAATCAATGTTTGAGTGGATTTGTCGCCatagagaaatttttcttgccaATTACGTTGAGATTGGTCGATCTTTTCAACTAGCAAAGAATCTTCAAGAAGAGCATAAACATTTTACAATGAgttcaatgaatgtttatgttactataaacaaaatattaacaaCAGCAGGAAGACTTATAGAAATGAAACACTATGCTACCTTGCATGTGAGAGCTGTAGCTAGTCGTTTAGATCGTGCTTGGAAAGAATTCGCTGCTGGACTTGATGAACGTACTGCTGTTCTTAGTCTTAGTGTTGCTTTTCATCACAAGGCCGAACAGTACGTTGACAGCGTAGCAGGATGGAGTCAAGCATGCGAGTCGACAAATCTACCCAACGAAATTGCAGTCCTTGAATCTCATATACGACAACATCAAACACTATATGAAGCCATGTGTCAAGCATATACTGAg gtTTACAATGCATATCAGGCCCTTTTGAGTGGTCTAGGTACtatgctacaagtttgtcACAGCTCAAGTTCCACTGGGGTCATCAACAATGAGATTTTTCCCAGCGAATAT GTACACAGTACCAGTAAGAAGCTTCTTTATCAACTGGATCATCTTGTTCAAGTCTGTAATCAGCCTCAAGGGATTGACCACAACAGAAAACAT aGTCAAGATGGCCATGGAATAGACAATCGTGGTGGAATGAGTGGAAATCCAGCTGCGGATTACAGTGAGGGTGCGTCACATGTGCTTGCGGTTATTCATCGAATTTTAAGCCATCATAGAGCTCTGGAAGCTCGATGGCATGCTCGCAAAGTCAAATTACATCAACGACTTGCTTTAAG attatttcaAGAAGATGTAAAACAAGTATTAGATTGGTTAACAAATCATGGTGAagtttttatcagaaaaaATACTGGAGTAGGAAGAAATCTGCAAAAAGCCAGAGTTTATCAAAAAAGTCATGAACACTTCGAAAATGTTGCTCAG aatactTATACTAATGCAACTAAATTACTCACTGCTGCTGAAGAACTTGCGCATACTGGAGAATGTGCAGCTGATGAAATATACTCAGTAGCTCAAGAATTAGAACGACATGTGAGTAATTTTGCAACAAGGGTTGAGCAAAGGCGTCGTCGTTTACACCTAGctgttatattttatactcatGAAAAAGAA TTAAGCGGTTGGGTAGATGAATTACGCCAAGAGTTACAACAAGATGAAGTTGCAGAAAATTTAGAAACAGCAGAAAGACTTTTAGATCAATGTGCGCAGCACAGATCATCTTGTCTTGAAGCTTGTACTTCAACAATAGCACAAGGCGAGGCTCTCTTACAAGAACTTCGAGATTCGACTGAAACTTCAGATACAACTGGATCAGTAAGCGCAGTAGAAGCAGCTCTTGATCGACTTGCATTATTACGTCAAGAATTTGAGGAACTTTGGGCAACTCGTAAATTACGATTAGAACTTTGTTTACGTTTGCGCATGTTTGAGAGGGATGCGCTTGAAGCAAGTGGACAACTTGAAATGTGGGCTCAGGAGCTTCGAGGACCACCGAGAGAAGGTTCGCCTGAACAATTGCTTCGTGTTCACAATGATGGAGTGGCTCATATGCAAAATACTGCATTTCAAGTTTTACAACAGGGTCAAGAACTTGCTCAAGTTTTAGATCAAGCTGGAGTTTGTATTATGGCTGATGGTCAACATACCGCAACTGCTAGAGTTCAAGttcttttagaatttttaaacgaaCGAGAAATGGATGCTGAAGATTTAGCGGAGATCCGACGAGTACGATTAGAACAAGCTGCTCAGTTAGTACAGCTTCAAAGTGATGCTCAGCATGTTGCTAATTGGATCAGAAATGGTGAAGCTATGCTCTTGGCATCACTCAGAGTTCCAGAAAATCTATCAGATGCAGAACAGTTACGCTTAGAACATGAACAATTTCAAGTAGCTATTGAAAAAACACACACTTCGGCTGTTCAAGTTAAACATAGAGCAGATGCATTAGTTGGTGCTAATCACTATGATCCTAAAAGTATTCGCGAAGTTGCTGAAGACGTAACAAAACGATGGCAACAACTTGTTACTTGTGCTGAAGAGCGACATAAACTTGTGACTGCtagcattaatttttataagacaGCTGAACAAGTAAGATCTGTACTAGACAGTTTGGAACGTGAGTATCGTCGTGATGAAGATTGGTGTTTTGGTGGAGAAAAAGGTAATCAAGTACCAACGCTTGTTGGTAAACATCAAGAACAAAAAGAAGCTTTTCTTAAAGCTTGTACACTTGTACGACGAACAGCTGAAACATTTTTGAAGTATACCAATAGAAGCTTACAATTTTATAGCTATAAAACTACCAGTGGTGGatctgaaaataaagttaaaaatattcttgaagaATTATTGAGCAAAGAAAATAAAGTATTAGAACATTGGACACAACGTAAAAAACGGCTTGATCATTGTCATCAATATGTTCTATTTGAACGTAGTGCTAAACAAGCTTTAGAATGGATCCGTGAAACTGGTGAATTGTACTTAGCTACACACACAAATGTTGGAAAAAATCGTCTAGAAAATGAACAACTACTTCAAGAACATAACGAATTTAAAGGTGCAGCAAAA GAAACAAGAGAAcgagtaaaattattaatacaattGGCCGACAATTTAGTTGAAAAAGGTCACGCTCACGCCACAGCCATAAAACAATCTGTTGCTGAAGTTGATCAGCGTTATAAAGATTTCAGTATGCGCATGGATTGTTACAAAACACAAATTGAAGATGACTTAGGAATACAATCTGATGATGGTCAAAAAGATTTATCAATAGATCGTAATTCAGATCCATTActtgaagaaaaaatcaaaGGAAAAGATTTAAAAGAATTGAATGAAGAAAAACGACGTTCTGCTAGAAGAAAAGA attcatTATGGCTGAATTATTGCAAACTGAACGGACTTACGTCAAAGATTTAGAGACGTGTATTCGATGTTTCTTGGAAGAAACACGAAATGGACGTGGTAATGTCCCACCAGGATTACAAAGTCGtgaatcaataatatttagtaatatgGAAGAGATTTATCAGTTTCATAGTGATATATTTTTACGTGAACTCGAAAAATATGAAACAATGCCAGAGGATGTTGGTCATTGTTTTGTTACTTGGGCTGCTAAATTTGATATGTACGTTacatattgtaaaaataaaccagAAAGTAATCAATTGTTGGTGGCTCACGGAGGGGTTTGGTTTGAGGATTTACAAAGAAAACATCGCGTTGAGCATCCAATAGCTGCATATCTTATAAAACCTGTACAGCGAATCACTAAATATCAGTTACTGCTTAAAGATTTGCAAGCTTGTTGTCAAGAAGGACAGGGTGAAATAAAAGATGGACTTGAAGTTATGTTAAATGTGCCTAAAAAAGCAAATGATGCCTTACATTTAAGTTTACTTGAAGGCTGCGATGTTAGAATCGATGCACTGGGGGATGTAGTTTTACAAGATTCTTTTACTGTTTGGGATCCCAAACAACTTATACGAAAAGGCAGAGATCgtcatatttttctttttgaattATACCTCCTTTTCAGTAAAGAAGTTAAAGATTCTACAGGAAAg gtcaaatatatttataaaagtcGCTTAATGACTTCAGAACTTGGTGTAACTGAGCATATTGAGGGTGATGAATGTAAATTTGCTGTTTGGACTGGTCGTGCACCAACTAGTGATACAAGAGTCGTATTACGTGCTAATTCATTGGAGGCTAAACAACTGTGGGTTAAACGTTTACGTGAAGTGATACAAGAAACTTACTTCAGTTTAAGTATGCCTAAAAGTCCAGCGAAAAAGAGTTCGAGTCAGCGATCAAGTCGTGACTTGGAGGAATGTGCATCACTTGATGACAGTGTAGAAAACCTAGATAGAAATTCATTAGCATCTTTTGGATCTACGAATACAACTGATTCTGAAAAA acagGAGTAACTGAAATGACTTGGGTAGTAGCTGATCATGCAGCTACACCAGGTTCTAGAGAGCTGAGTGTGACAAAAGGTCAACAAGTAGAAGTGCTGGAGAACGGAAGTGTGCATTCTGGAAGTAGTAGCAATACCAACGAATGGACTTTAGTACGACTACCTTTAATAGCAGGTCAAACCGAACCACCAGCTGAAGGTTTAGTACCTACTAGTGCTCTTAAACAACCCCCGACAACATCATGTAAAACTTCACCGTCCAGAAAAACACCTTCTCAAACTAATGTTACGATTGCTCAACAGTCTGTCACTCAGGATGATG ACACCGGTGGGAGTGACGGGAATGGCTCAGCTAGTACAAGCTCACCAGGAAACAGGAGGCGTGGTTTTAGTGg aagaaaatggTTACCACAACAATTCCGTAAACTCAGTCAGGGTAAAGTTGAAAAATCAGCAGATCGACCATCAGCGCTTAAAAAGACCGGTTCTGATAAAAGATTCAAGTTGCCAACCGGCGATAAATCTGGTCGTACAGTTTCTGAAggtgaagaagaagaagaagaagttGAATGTGATGACAGTGAAACGCCACCGTTCTTGGAGCAAAATGGTGGAGAAGATGCTGAAGATGATTTTGAACTACCGCCTCCTATGAAACCCATTACTGAACCAATACTAGTAGCTGCCGGTAATGGTCCGCCAGGTTCTACTGTTCCTGAAGAACTTCCTGGAAAGAGG ACTACAGAGCGAtcaataaaaagtttggatGGCGCTACAACTGCTGACTTGGCAGAGATCGAGCAAATTGTCAAAGAGAGAAtg GAACAACATACAGAAAATCAAGAACGAAATAGTTTGATGAGAACACCAGGACGTCCACCGTCCACTGATGATAATTACGCTAGCTTAAGTGGATCGACTATTTCTGAAGAAACTGATCCCGAAGCTGCAGCACTTACAAAACGACAATTTGTTATCAGTGAGTTGGTTGAGACAGAACAAGTTTATGTTAATGATCTTAAACATATTGTTGAGGGTTATATGCTTCCTATGAGAGATCCCGACAGCGAAATACCTTTACCTGAGGATCTTCGAGGGGGTAAAGATAAGATGATATTTGGGAATATTGAAGCAATATATGAATGGCACAGAGA CTTCTTTCTTAAAGCACTTGAAAGTTGTTTAAAGCAACCTGAAGAGCTCGGTCCATTGTTCAAGAAATATGAAAGGAAATTACATATGTATGTTGTCTATTGTCAAAACAAACCGGTCTCGGAGTACATTGTTTCTGAGCACATAGATACATATTTCGAA gaATTGAGACAAAAGCTTGGACATCGTTTACAACTTTGTGATTTACTTATAAAACCCGTTCAAAGAATTACTAAGTATCAGTTGTTACTTAAAGAAGCGTTGCGGTTGACTGAAAAAACTCAAAGAATATCAGAGATTGAAGGACTTCGTGCAGCAGTGCACGTAATGCGAATCATTCCTAAAGCCGCTAATGACATGATGGATGTTGGGAGATTACAAGGTTTTGAT GGGAAAATAACAGCACAAGGCAAGCTTTTATTGCATGGGCCTTTATTAGTTGCGGAGTTATCAAGTTTGCCAGCACGAGGTCGTGAATGGCAAGTTTTTCTATTTgagcaaaatattatttttagtgaaGCGCTTGGCAAAAAAACTCAGTTTACAAACCCTGCCTATGTATACAAAGCTCACATTCAG gTCAATAAAATGAGTCTAGAAAACTCAATAGAGGACCCCGAAAAATTCACGATTCGTTCAACGGATCCGAGAAAACCTGGACTTGGTTTTGTATGTAGTGTACTAGATGACAATGGGCCTCGGAAACAGGAGTGGGTAGATAAAATCACATCAATTCTCCAAACCCAGCGTGACTTTCTTAAGGCGATTCAATCGCCAATTGCCTATCAAAAGGAACTTACCAAAGATCCACT GTTACGCCAGGATCGCGCGTAA